A DNA window from Hevea brasiliensis isolate MT/VB/25A 57/8 chromosome 2, ASM3005281v1, whole genome shotgun sequence contains the following coding sequences:
- the LOC110645657 gene encoding ammonium transporter 2 member 5-like, whose protein sequence is MSTEWNLPSGLMPDPASPDWLSKADNAWQLTAATLVGLQSVPGLVILYGSIVKKKWAVNSAFMALYAFAAVLVCWVGWGYRMSFGDKFIPFLGKPDVALDQKYLLGQPFVGKFPNATMIYFQFVFAAITLILIAGALLGRMNFHAWMLFVPLWLTFSYTFTAYSIWCPTGWLAKMGIIDYSGGYVIHLASGAAGFTAAFWVGPRANKDRERFPPNNILLMLAGAGLLWMGWTGFNGGDPYSVSVDASLAVLNTHVCTATSLLTWLFLDIIFFGKPSVIGATQGMITGLVCITPAAGVVQGWAAILMGLMSGSIPWYSMMVLHKKIWLLKQVDDTMAVFHTHAVAGSLGGILTGFFAEPKLNRLFYLVDTWQHYIGLAYGLQTGRTTAGFKQMGIQLLGIIFVILLNIFTTSVICFLIKFVVPLRLADDELQTGDDAIHGEEAYALWGDGEKYESKHNSIYEEFPQVAPKGGGGGGGQVEMA, encoded by the exons ATGTCTACAGAATGGAACCTCCCCTCCGGGCTTATGCCTGATCCTGCCAGCCCAGATTGGCTTAGCAAGGCGGACAACGCATGGCAACTCACTGCGGCAACTCTAGTGGGCCTCCAGAGTGTACCTGGCCTGGTCATACTCTATGGGAGCATAGTAAAGAAGAAATGGGCTGTGAACTCGGCGTTCATGGCCCTGTATGCCTTCGCAGCGGTGCTGGTTTGCTGGGTGGGCTGGGGGTACCGGATGTCATTTGGGGACAAGTTCATACCTTTCCTCGGGAAACCTGATGTTGCCTTGGACCAGAAATATCTATTGGGCCAGCCCTTTGTAGGGAAATTCCCTAATGCTACAATGATATATTTCCAGTTCGTGTTTGCAGCTATAACGTTGATTTTGATTGCTGGGGCATTGCTTGGGAGAATGAATTTTCATGCATGGATGCTGTTTGTGCCGCTTTGGCTCACTTTCTCTTACACTTTTACTGCTTATAGCATATGGTGCCCAACTGGGTGGTTGGCTAAGATGGGCATTATAGATTACTCCGGAGGATATGTGATTCACCTTGCATCTGGGGCTGCTGGTTTCACAGCAGCTTTTTGG GTAGGACCAAGGGCAAACAAGGACAGAGAAAGGTTCCCACCAAACAACATCCTTCTTATGTTGGCAGGTGCTGGACTTCTTTGGATGGGGTGGACGGGATTCAATGGTGGAGATCCTTACTCTGTCAGCGTAGATGCATCTCTGGCCGTCCTTAACACCCATGTTTGCACTGCTACTAGTTTGCTCACCTGGCTCTTTCTTGACATAATTTTCTTTGGGAAACCCTCTGTGATTGGAGCCACACAAGGCATGATCACTGGTCTAGTTTGCATCACCCCTGCTGCAG GAGTTGTCCAAGGATGGGCAGCAATCCTAATGGGACTGATGTCAGGTAGCATCCCATGGTACTCCATGATGGTCCTGCACAAGAAAATATGGCTTCTGAAGCAAGTAGATGATACGATGGCAGTTTTCCACACCCATGCAGTTGCAGGTAGCTTAGGAGGCATTCTCACTGGCTTCTTTGCAGAGCCTAAGCTAAACCGCCTCTTCTACTTGGTAGACACTTGGCAGCACTATATAGGACTTGCCTATGGCCTGCAAACCGGCAGGACGACGGCAGGGTTCAAGCAGATGGGAATTCAATTGCTTGGAATAATTTTCGTGATTCTCCTGAACATTTTCACGACGAGTGTGATTTGTTTCTTGATAAAATTCGTGGTTCCTCTTCGACTGGCTGATGATGAACTGCAAACTGGAGATGATGCAATTCATGGAGAAGAGGCTTATGCGTTGTGGGGAGATGGGGAGAAGTACGAGTCCaagcataattcaatttatgaagAGTTCCCTCAGGTGGCTCCAAAGGGTGGTGGTGGTGGGGGAGGTCAGGTTGAAATGGCTTGA
- the LOC110645647 gene encoding uncharacterized protein LOC110645647, with the protein MEFEEGNSVEVLKREHEPYGSWFPGSIISVFVDYYIVRYDSITDSEAEPVMEKVHKEDVRPQPPHERGKRWKVGDVADVFDTRCWRVGKIAKVLKNNHFVIKLFGSIQLKEFHESNLRIRQVWHNNNWSVIGKLSLQVAQNKEYTENKSKHSGSLVCSSPFDELIGKDSSLRKRNGQRGLKDGSNNAKKCLPAKMVNRSNTYYLERSSKDLFSCVRGCHRPLTRNLHLFRPVSDVSSQEVRADEEFNEASRKMDDNIAKATTERIYNSSRPLSTEDGDQCSVASCSSNDFALISLSHNCIKAFENTSDNSDAESSYPSSSVNICLTPYLEQKLEADIHELEFHAYKSTVQALYASGPLSWEQESLLTNLRLSLHISDEEHLLQLRHLLSTQVL; encoded by the exons ATGGAGTTTGAAGAAGGGAACTCAGTGGAAGTCTTAAAAAGGGAACATGAGCCATATGGCTCCTGGTTTCCAGGCAGTATAATATCAGTGTTTGTCGATTATTACATTGTTAGGTACGACTCAATTACAGACAGTGAGGCAGAGCCTGTGATGGAGAAGGTGCATAAGGAGGATGTTAGGCCTCAGCCTCCTCATGAAAGGGGAAAAAGATGGAAGGTTGGTGATGTAGCTGATGTGTTCGATACTCGATGTTGGAGGGTTGGGAAAATTGCAAAGGTTTTGAAGAACAACCATTTTGTCATAAAATTGTTTGGATCCATCCAGCTCAAAGAATTTCATGAATCTAATCTAAGGATTCGGCAAGTCTGGCATAACAATAATTGGTCAGTGATAGGGAAG CTTTCACTGCAGGTTGCTCAAAATAAAGAATATACTGAAAATAAGTCGAAACATTCTGGCAGCTTGGTTTGCAGTTCTCCATTTGATGAACTGATAGGCAAAGACTCGAGCTTAAGAAAGAGAAATGGGCAGAGAGGCCTTAAGGATGGAAGCAATAATGCCAAGAAGTGTCTTCCTGCAAAAATGGTAAATAGAAGCAACACCTATTATCTTGAAAGATCTTCCAAGGACCTATTTTCTTGTGTGAGAGGATGCCACAGGCCTCTCACAAGAAATCTTCATTTGTTTAGGCCTGTAAGTGACGTTTCTTCTCAAGAAGTAAGAGCAGATGAGGAATTCAATGAGGCATCTAGGAAGATGGATGATAATATAGCAAAAGCAACTACCGAACGGATATATAATTCTTCTAGGCCTCTCTCAACTGAAGATGGTGACCAATGCTCTGTTGCTAGTTGTAGTTCAAACGATTTTGCTCTGATCTCTCTTAGTCATAATTGCATTAAAGCATTTGAAAACACATCTGATAACTCAGATGCCGAATCATCGTATCCTTCCTCTTCTGTTAACATATGCTTAACTCCTTATTTGGAACAAAAGTTAGAGGCTGACATCCATGAACTAGAGTTTCATGCTTACAAATCAACTGTGCAAGCATTGTATGCTTCTGGTCCTTTAAGTTGGGAGCAAGAGTCACTTTTAACAAATCTTCGATTATCCCTTCACATATCAGACGAGGAACATCTACTCCAGCTGAGGCACCTGTTATCCACTCAAGTTCTGTAA
- the LOC110645649 gene encoding guanine nucleotide-binding protein subunit gamma 1: MESETASSVDEQVVAAVASVGAAAGADSRGRHRILAELKRVEQEIKCLEEELGELENTHNVSTVCEELLLNVNVIPDPLLSETSGCVNPLWDRWFEGPQESQDCRCWIL; encoded by the exons ATGGAGTCTGAAACGGCGTCGTCGGTCGATGAACAGGTCGTTGCTGCTGTTGCTTCAGTGGGTGCTGCAGCTGGAGCTGATTCCAGAGGTAGGCATCGGATTCTTGCGGAGCTTAAGCGCGTTGAGCAAGAAATCAAGTGCTTGGAG GAAGAGCTGGGGGAGCTTGAGAATACACATAATGTCTCAACAGTGTGTGAAGA ATTGCTGCTGAATGTCAATGTCATACCTGATCCATTACTCTCAGA AACAAGTGGCTGTGTGAACCCATTATGGGATCGATGGTTTGAAGGGCCCCAGGAATCTCAAGATTGCCGATGCTGGATACTCTGA